One Pueribacillus theae genomic window carries:
- a CDS encoding ABC transporter permease has protein sequence MNKIVKLSVMETKLFFREKMAVFWTFLFPVLMIGLFGAMFGSAKIGGMTYSNAYIPSWIAVNILTTAFFGIGTVMANYREKGILRRYQVTTVRPWMVLSAQTVQGTVIFAISAVIILIFGFLVFDLHAPKYLGSTLLAILLSLAAFFPFGLLINSIAKNVRTASAVSSLALNLMIFLSGATMPIEWMPDVLRMIAYLIPLYYVIDLTRQTWNSTPIWENGVDVAVLIGVAIVSIILSSRFFRWSGE, from the coding sequence GTGAATAAAATTGTGAAATTGTCGGTAATGGAGACAAAGCTATTTTTTCGAGAAAAAATGGCTGTGTTCTGGACTTTCTTGTTTCCGGTCCTGATGATCGGGCTCTTCGGGGCGATGTTTGGAAGCGCCAAAATTGGTGGGATGACTTACAGCAATGCTTACATCCCGTCCTGGATTGCCGTGAACATCCTGACTACTGCGTTTTTCGGAATCGGAACAGTGATGGCCAACTATCGTGAAAAGGGCATTTTGCGGCGCTACCAAGTCACAACCGTGCGTCCTTGGATGGTGTTATCAGCGCAAACTGTGCAGGGAACTGTTATTTTTGCCATTAGCGCGGTCATCATTCTCATTTTTGGATTCCTTGTGTTCGACTTACATGCACCGAAATATTTGGGGAGCACCTTGTTGGCCATCCTATTAAGCTTGGCTGCCTTTTTCCCGTTCGGTCTGTTGATCAATTCAATTGCCAAAAACGTTCGGACGGCCTCAGCTGTCAGTTCACTTGCGTTGAATTTGATGATTTTTCTATCGGGAGCGACCATGCCGATTGAATGGATGCCAGACGTGTTGCGTATGATCGCTTACCTCATTCCGCTTTACTATGTCATTGATTTAACAAGGCAAACCTGGAATTCCACACCAATTTGGGAAAATGGCGTGGATGTCGCGGTTCTCATTGGTGTCGCCATCGTGTCAATCATTTTGTCCTCACGGTTTTTCCGCTGGAGCGGGGAATAG
- a CDS encoding YhgE/Pip domain-containing protein, translating into MKNLYKNKKLLLGTLIPIVFSLILLYLYLPAFNNIDENVDEIIVLMVNEDTDIGEEVSRQIEKNAPFTLIEETSIDNAMKQLEDKEAHMIIEIPKDFTSQLKKGNSEITYIIDEARQTAIKSAMEDATKEITQLLNENAYEITKRKTLAGIEEFYLNIESTIPKNEPLLQSKEVVIQAIEGLKYKSISENTLKINENNHRLNTVLPLLIFLTIFVSALIRSFLYEKEVMPIQVELSAWPIFFHKQLLNIVASMLYPLAIILVLNTFDVKITANYVTLWLFLTITFYMFSVFIQAFLDLFSFIGIGILIILLLFQVLTSGIILPIELVTKYYTWASPFLPATYFTDGLFGIFYTNTSIWNAIFALTIFGVIAIIVSLIYVTILQRRKKVKL; encoded by the coding sequence ATGAAAAATTTATATAAGAATAAAAAGCTTTTATTGGGCACTCTGATCCCTATAGTTTTTTCTCTTATACTCTTATACCTTTATTTGCCTGCTTTTAATAATATAGATGAAAATGTTGATGAAATAATTGTCCTTATGGTAAATGAGGATACAGATATAGGTGAGGAAGTTTCTAGACAAATTGAAAAAAATGCTCCATTTACTCTAATTGAAGAAACAAGTATTGATAATGCAATGAAACAACTTGAGGACAAAGAAGCGCATATGATCATTGAGATTCCAAAAGATTTTACTTCACAATTAAAAAAAGGAAATTCTGAAATTACTTATATTATTGATGAAGCACGACAAACTGCAATAAAATCTGCCATGGAAGATGCCACAAAAGAAATAACCCAATTATTAAATGAAAATGCGTATGAAATAACAAAAAGGAAAACACTTGCTGGAATCGAGGAATTTTACTTAAATATTGAATCTACAATTCCTAAGAATGAACCGCTTTTGCAGTCAAAAGAAGTCGTGATACAAGCAATTGAAGGGTTAAAATATAAAAGTATTAGTGAAAATACTTTAAAAATAAATGAGAATAACCATCGTTTAAACACTGTACTTCCGTTACTCATTTTTTTAACAATTTTTGTTAGTGCGTTGATCCGCTCGTTTTTATATGAAAAGGAAGTAATGCCTATTCAAGTTGAATTATCTGCCTGGCCTATATTCTTTCATAAACAATTGCTAAATATCGTGGCTTCCATGCTTTACCCATTAGCAATTATACTTGTCTTAAACACTTTTGATGTAAAAATTACAGCGAATTATGTAACCTTATGGTTATTTTTAACTATAACATTTTATATGTTTAGTGTGTTTATTCAAGCATTCCTTGACCTATTTTCATTTATTGGGATTGGAATTCTCATAATATTGCTCCTTTTTCAAGTTTTAACAAGTGGAATCATTTTACCAATTGAACTCGTTACAAAATATTACACTTGGGCAAGTCCATTTTTACCAGCAACATATTTTACTGATGGACTTTTTGGGATTTTTTATACGAATACATCCATTTGGAATGCTATTTTTGCGCTAACAATTTTCGGTGTAATTGCTATAATTGTATCACTTATTTATGTGACAATACTTCAAAGAAGGAAAAAAGTTAAGTTGTAA
- a CDS encoding PQQ-dependent sugar dehydrogenase: MKKVLATSITAILLIAGCSENEQQDSSNDSEDTKQEELTSPVEDLEVIAENLDVPWSIEKLEGTFYLTERSGSIVKIEGGEVERQSIELEQKISTASEAGLLGFVLASDFSESNLAYAYYTYEGNAGQFNRLIRLQLEDNVWREESLLLDQIPSGAYHHGGRLKIGPDGKLYATAGDASEREIAQDLNSLGGKILRMNLDGSIPSDNPFPDSYVYSYGHRNPQGMTWSSDGTMYASEHGDNANDEVNIIEAGQNYGWPIIEGYEEQEDLISPLFTSGNDETWAPSGMDYDDGKLYVAALRGSALLEFDLEKNEQRELITGLGRIRDVLIEDESLYFISNNLDGRGNSQKNDDKLYRISLSRSKLSK; encoded by the coding sequence TTGAAAAAGGTCTTAGCAACCTCCATTACTGCCATCCTTTTAATAGCGGGTTGTTCTGAAAATGAACAACAAGATTCTTCCAATGATTCGGAAGATACAAAACAAGAAGAATTAACATCGCCTGTTGAAGATCTAGAAGTTATTGCGGAAAATCTGGACGTTCCATGGTCCATCGAAAAACTAGAGGGTACATTTTATTTAACAGAAAGATCAGGAAGCATCGTTAAAATAGAAGGGGGAGAAGTAGAACGGCAAAGTATAGAGCTTGAGCAAAAGATATCAACGGCTTCAGAGGCAGGGTTACTTGGATTTGTACTCGCTTCTGATTTTTCCGAATCGAACCTAGCCTATGCCTATTATACGTATGAAGGCAATGCTGGACAATTTAATCGTCTCATAAGGCTTCAATTGGAAGATAATGTGTGGAGGGAAGAGAGTCTGCTTCTTGACCAAATTCCTAGCGGCGCTTACCATCATGGAGGTAGACTTAAAATAGGGCCGGACGGAAAACTTTATGCAACGGCTGGAGATGCTTCTGAACGTGAAATAGCACAAGACCTCAATTCATTAGGTGGTAAAATTTTAAGAATGAACCTAGACGGATCGATACCAAGTGATAACCCATTTCCAGACTCTTACGTCTATAGCTACGGGCACCGCAATCCTCAAGGGATGACTTGGTCATCGGATGGCACGATGTATGCAAGTGAGCACGGTGACAATGCAAATGATGAGGTTAATATTATCGAAGCGGGCCAAAACTATGGCTGGCCGATTATTGAAGGTTATGAAGAACAAGAAGATCTGATTTCACCACTATTCACTTCTGGGAATGATGAGACTTGGGCACCATCCGGAATGGATTATGATGATGGAAAATTGTATGTTGCCGCATTAAGAGGATCTGCATTATTAGAATTTGACCTTGAAAAGAATGAGCAACGAGAACTCATAACTGGACTTGGTAGAATTCGAGATGTGTTAATTGAGGATGAATCCCTTTACTTCATTAGCAATAACTTGGACGGCCGGGGAAATTCACAGAAAAATGACGATAAGTTATACAGAATATCACTTTCCCGATCCAAATTAAGTAAATGA
- a CDS encoding glutathione peroxidase, which translates to MSVYSFQAKLSNGEEISLDTYKGKVMLIVNTASKCGFTPQYEGLEKLYETYKENGFTVLGFPCNQFGGQEPGSNEEISSFCSLNYNVAFPIFQKIDVNGENAHPLYQYLRQQAPEDSDLDKEGSLYKLLQDKMPDLLEGSKIRWNFTKFLIDQNGNVLKRFAPTTKPEDIAGDIEKLLAN; encoded by the coding sequence TTGTCAGTATATTCATTTCAAGCAAAGCTATCAAATGGAGAAGAAATTAGCCTGGATACCTATAAAGGAAAAGTAATGTTGATTGTGAACACAGCCAGCAAATGTGGATTTACACCTCAATATGAAGGGCTCGAAAAATTATATGAAACGTATAAAGAAAATGGATTTACGGTCTTAGGTTTTCCATGTAACCAATTTGGAGGTCAAGAGCCAGGAAGTAATGAGGAAATTAGCAGCTTTTGCTCTTTGAATTACAATGTGGCATTTCCTATCTTCCAAAAAATCGATGTCAATGGGGAAAATGCACATCCATTATACCAATACCTGCGGCAACAGGCCCCAGAAGATTCAGATTTAGATAAAGAGGGATCACTCTACAAGCTTTTGCAGGATAAGATGCCAGACCTATTAGAAGGATCAAAAATCAGATGGAACTTTACAAAATTTTTAATTGATCAAAATGGCAATGTCTTAAAACGCTTCGCACCGACTACGAAACCAGAAGATATAGCAGGGGATATTGAAAAATTATTAGCAAATTAA